ATGTGATCAGCGACTCGTTCCAGAGTGGCGTGAACGGGGTCCAGGTCTGGGATCCCATTGGCACCGTTTGAAGCCGTGCAGGAAATGAAGTCTGGTCCAAAATTGACCATAACCAGGGAGTTCTTCTCGCGGACCAGCTCTAAGATGTCATCGGGTACGTTGCGTGGGTGGGGACAGAGTGCATATGCTGAGCTATGGCTGTAAATCACTGGAGCACGGCTTCCTATCCAATCAGACTTGCCGGCGCCCAGCACATCACGCATAGTCTCCGTGCTGACATGGGCTAAATCGACGATCATCCCAAGGCGATTCATCTCAAAAACTAGCTTCTGGCCTTCTTCGCTGACGCCATGCCAGAGAGGATCGGATTTTCTTAATCCACCGCCTGGAAGTTCGATGACGGCGGCGTCGGCATATCGATTATGGCAGTTATGTGTGAGAGTTGCGTAAGAAACTCCAAGGTCATAGAAGATACGGAGGAGAGCCAGTGAGTTGCCGATAGAATGCAAGCCCTCGATACCAAGCGGTGAGATAATCTTTCCCTCGCGGAAAGCGGACATGGCAGTAGTACCATCAAGGGGACTCGAGAAGACCTTGGGATATGCTTGTTGAACCCTTGACATGACATCAACCTGTTCCATCGTCATTCGCACGCCTATGGTTCCAACATGAGCATCCTACTGTACAACAGCCATCGTGTCAAGTTCCCTTACTTGCTGCGTAATTTTCGTTGGAGAAATCGGTCCCATTCTCGGGACAGGGCACGAAAACACTCCAAAATGTGCCACCAACTCTACCTTGTTTCAATCGAGGAATATCAACGTGGCCGGGAAATTTCCCCTTGACAAAAGCCTCAGTGAAGTTGCGATCATTTACACGGTTGTGGAAGAGTTCCCGGACCAAGATGGGAAAGTCATCATGACCGTCTGTTTTAGGCCATCAGTCTTAATTTTCCACATATAATAATTCTCTGCAATCTTCATACCGATCAATGGAGTCTGTGACAGGATCTTCTCCACCCTTTCCTCAATGCTCAGGGGGGCGAAAGGAGAGCACGAGCTTGTAAACCAGGCGCCCACTAGAATGATACAGAGAAACAGCCAGAGTTGATTAACGGGAAGCTTTTTTTGCCCAGAGGTTGGTCCATCCTCTTGGCTCTCCAAGATGAGGCTCTTCTTGTCGCTAATTTTGGGCATTTATGAAGTAGAGTGTCACGAGGTTGAAGAGAGtgtcggaaggaaagattttttaagggggaatagtccttctcatcatcatgtatTGGAGtagcaattaggacggagtttaatgaccgcctccgggaggcggtcagtattgccgtcgggccaggactatatgttcttacccctcatgttttattagtttcccaagaagaaaagaatccatcctaggagttcagttaatctctttcacccatcagtttgcttcaagtcctttggattttcccttctgtcggaaatcagtaaagtggtccatctggaaggcatcaggcaaggatctctggaggggaagctgactcgctgagggtgggtcaggtttcggcctgacaGAGAGCAGAAACAGatgcttatcgataagcgTGATTTAACCTCGGACGGTCGGGACCATTGAGTCTTCATTCTGACCaataatcgtgccaagcgccccACTCAAGGATAATTCTCACTCAACGATAATTTTCGAGGTAATAAATCGATTTGGGCCGCCGCCGGAAACGGCAGCTCCCCAATCCCGGTTTAGCCCCCGCCCCCACGCGCCCTCAGACTGGTTTAGCGCCTCCAGATGAGGTTTAGCCTGCAAGCTAACCCTCAACGGGACCGCCCTGGTCCCTCACCGCCGGGCGACTTCGCCGCCCGACTGTATAAAGGCGCGGTGCGTCGCTCCATCGTCACCCTCTCTAATTGTCTCGCTCCCTTCTCCCAGCAAGCCCACCATGGATTTGATTGGGGCATTGGCCTTGGATGGATCACTTTTTATAGGCTGATTGCTAATGTTTTCCTAGCAGCACTGCCATCCGTCCCCACTCACACCATCCTTTCAGCAACGCTTTGTTCTCTCGGCCAAATGGCTACTCGCCCTGTTACTTACAAGGCTCTGTCGGAGTCCCTCAATATCTTGTCTAGAGGCATATAACCTGGCGTCGAAATGGACACTCCAGAATCGGATTGCATTTCATCGTTGAGTTTTCGAGCTCGTCTCAGACTCCTACCTGGCGGAACGATACCACCCAGACCCTGCAACGACGTTCAGCAGACGTTGTGCTTCTTGCATATGATCCAGCAAACCTGACCCACCGCACCTCGGGACGGCCTGGGCGACAATGCACAGCCCACGGAAATCCCTACTCATTGTGCCACTTGTCTGCCTGGTGTAGGTGGTGCGCGGTTTTTGCCATTGGACACAGATCGCAAATTACGTTTCCAACTCCCTGCGACAAACCTAATAGCTTCATATCGAATTATTTGGTGAGATGACGGACATGGGGAGGGTTACATTGCGTGAAAGCAGGAACACACGGGCCAAGCTGAATTGGAAGACAGCCCGCCAAAGGGGTCCCTATCTTACACGTGCCAGACACTCTCTGTGTGTGTGAACAGTGGAGATTTAAATCATTGTCGGAAGGAAGAGGGGAACGAGAGGCTTATTTCAGCTTATTTGCCCTCAGGTTCATTCATCTCTTGTTTCAAAGGTGTACTGATTTCATTCTTGAACTCTTCTGATTCAATCTGCAATACCAGCATGTCTGTGACTCTCGATAATATCCAATTTTATGACGGCCCTTCAAAGCCTTCCAAGCCACCGCATTCTACATTTAGCAGCAGGGGGTATTGTACTGGCGTATTTCCGTCTTCTGAGAGACCTAATTCCTCCCAAACAACGGGTTGCTCATTGACGAGTCGCTCAACTGCTTCTCGCGCAAATAATCAGAAACACCAGCAGACTGCCGTTTTACCGAACGTATTTGATATCGAACTGAGAAAGAGTTTGGAGGAAGACCTCCCGCCTTTGGCCAATGACGCTGCTCTCGAAGGCGCCTCTTGCGATTCACTGCCGACATTTGATTTGGGTCACGAAGAGGGTTTTGACAGAGACTCATCCCTTGATCGTAAGTGTCAACTGTAATCAGAGCTTAACCACTTGCTAATGGTTTGTAAAATAGCGCCATTTTCAGCGAGAGTAAATCGTGTCTCTGAGCCAAGCGATATAGGCCCCTCCCAAACTTCATCACCCGTTCGTCCCAGCGCCCGCGATCCGCCGCTCGTCGAGATTGACCCCATGGTAATCGTTCGACCGGACTCTGCAAATTTGATCGGCGATGCAAACCAATCGCCTGAAGTGGAAGTCGCGCAACAGAGAGAAGAGGCGTTTTCTCCCAGATATCCAAGCACGATTTACGACTGCGTTTCATCCGATACATCCACTTCTGTGCTTGAGCGCTTCACAGAAAGCTCGTCCTCTTCCCGATCAGTTTCTCTCGCAACTGAAGCCTCAGAAGAGGATTTCTTTCTGAATCTCGCTTCGAAAGATCACAACAAAGAAAGATACGATACACACCAGTATTCAGGAAAGGAAGCTATATACGATTTGGACAATTGCTATGCGACCGCTCCTCTCCGAAGCAGCTCTGAGTCTGTCACTCCAGTACGGGCGGAGAAAGCTGAGACGATGAAACTTGTGTCGCCGGCTAGGTCTAAATCATTGATGGCATGGACCCAGATTGAGTCTACAACAACAAGtttgaagaggagaaaaaagagaCTCGAAAACGAGCAGACAAGCAAAAAACCATGTCAGAAAAGGAAATATCCTCCTGTTGCTGTTGTCATACCCCCGGTGCGATCAAGACGAACACGAAGTGCGCGATCGAAATTTCAGTCAGCCTCATCGGAGATGTCTCTTAGTAGAGAAAGTGAGAGGTCCGGCGACTCCACGGATAAGGGCTTTATAAGAAACAATCTCCAATCAGGGTTGTCTGTTGGAGAGAGCAATGAGGTCTTGGGCTGCCCGCGCCCTCGTACAAGCACAAACGCCTCGTACGAATTTCAGGGTTCTCGTGATGACTTACCGAATTGTCATAACACGAGTCGCGATATCATCGGGCGGGCCATTCTTACAATTGACTCAGAAGGACCGAAGCCTACATTCTTCTTGACAATAGTGCCCGACAACATTCCTTCGCCCAATCGCCTCTGTACACCTTGCAATCATGAAGTTGTGGCGCCGAGCAAGAACCGGAAGCAGTCAGTGACTAAATGTCGCGCCAGTCAGGCCAAGGGCAAAAATCGGCGTTACTCGCCCGATGAGAACTACCTGTTGGTGACAttgaaggaagagaagaggctGACATGGGACGAAATTACGGCACATTTTCCTGGCCGCAAAAAATCATCGTTGCAAGTACATTATTCTACCAAGCTTCAGAGCCGGCCTACTGGCCAACCTCGGCTGCGGACCAAGAAGCGTAAAAGAAAATGAACAAAGAAACATTACTGCTCCCGCACGAGAACAGAAGAAGACACCAGTCATGGTTATGATACGAGTGGGCTTTAAGTCTATCTTGAGTCTCTCAATCCCAAACGGGGACCTTCGCCGGACAAAGAAGATAAAATTTCAGCCACAAGACAAGCTTATTAGGAGCATTTAACTTTGAGAGACTGTGCTGTACCTATACCAATCAAAAGTGAACCCAATCTCCTCAGGCTCGCCTAAAGTAAGCGCCTCAAGAAGTCCACGTTTCTCCAGGTCTTGACAGAATTCCTTTTTGGACAGAAAATCCTTTTCCAGGCAGTTTTGATCTACAACATCATTGTGGTCGCCACAGACTCGCTTGGCGATTCTGGACTCGCCGCGGACACTCTGTAATAACGATCTCCACCACGTTCCTAGGCCATAAAATATCCCATGAAATAAGCGACCTATGACCATATACCATCGTTCGTTCAACATTGTTTTAACGAGGTTTGCCACTTCGCGACTTTCCTTTTTTCCGCTTCCGCTACTTTCCATCGCAACGGTTCTTTCGTTCAAAAGTGTTTTCGTGTGCGCAGCTAGGTCTGAAATTTTGACATATTTGTTATGCCAACATCTGATGATGATGTTATCAATCAAGGGATTTCCATCCAAATTCGGAAATTCCATGTTCTGTAGCAAGTCCACGACCTTAGGACCATGTTCGTAAGGATCTTCGGCAAGACAGCGATCGCCATAAATCTCAAAGCCATAGTTAATCAGATAATATAAGGAACCAAGGGCGAATTGTTCTGTTCGAGGGCCCAGGAAGCCGAATGTTCCACATTCTCCTTGATCTGATTCCCTGTGGTTGAGTATTCTGCCATATGGAGCCATGCAAGCTTCGTAATTTGTTCCAATCCTCGCCGTACAATCAAAGTCGGATAGTTTCAGTCGGTTGCGGTCAAGTAGAACATTTTCCGGTCGTAAATCACCATGAGCCAGATTGAGGGATTCCAAGAAAGCGACGGCTTGAGCGAGATCGTTCATCCATTCTAAACGTAGGGATAGAGGTTCTAATCTTTCCACGGTAGTAACCACCATAGTTTGCTGGTCTCGGATATGATTGTTTTGAATCCTAGAAGAAAGTGACTGATCTAGAGACAAAGTAAAAGGCAAGCACTTTCAAGCATTTAATTTTCAATAGGGGTCGCACCTCTCATGTACTCGAGGAAAATGCCACTGTCGGAAAAGAGAAAGCACTGCACAATAGAGTGGCAAGGTGGATTTTGCGAGAATACTTGATATATCTCGAGCTCTTTATGGAATTGTTGCCTCTCGAATTCCCCGGACTTCGGGACTTTGACCACAATGCGAGGGTGGACCTCGTAAACGAAGGAGATGCCTCCACCCCAGATCCAGTGGACACTGGGATATTGGCGTTGGATATCCATGATTGAGGAATATTATgtgagaaggagaagaagggatAGAGGTAACGTGTTTGTACTTATAGACGGAAGGGGTGAATGGAAGAGAGAAGTGAAGCGATGGGGCGCAGTGACATAATCAGTTATGATTGGCTAACTCGCGCTTAGTCACCCCTTTTTAACCTTTCGTTTCAGGCTAGAACACTGGCTTAAAGTGACCAAGTTTACCAGGAGACTTCTTTCCCAACACTGAAGATTGATTATACGAATAGATGAAACATGTAGGTGTTGCATTCCAAGCCAAATCCAGAGGATTCGGATTCACTAAAAGATAGTTTCATAGCGAGTGCAAGGAGATACAGATAAGAACCACGAAATTGCGAGACTCCTCCTGTGAAGATCGCAAATCCCAATTATCCACTAGGCCCTCTTCCAAACGCCATTGCTCTTGACATAAGTACCATTGGCGATACAGTCATCGCACGGGTCCCTTTTGGTCGTCTTGCCGAGGTGCTCTGTTTTCTGGATGATGCCGCAATTGTTGCAGCCGTTGAGTTCTCTGATCCTGCCGGGAGAATCAGCTCTATGCCTGCACAGATACTCGATTGTCTCAACGAGCTTCTGACACATGATGTCTCT
The nucleotide sequence above comes from Penicillium digitatum chromosome 1, complete sequence. Encoded proteins:
- a CDS encoding Dipeptidase, with translation MPKISDKKSLILESQEDGPTSGQKKLPVNQLWLFLCIILVGAWFTSSCSPFAPLSIEERVEKILSQTPLIDGHDDFPILVRELFHNRVNDRNFTEAFVKGKFPGHVDIPRLKQGRVGGTFWSVFVPCPENGTDFSNENYAASVRMTMEQVDVMSRVQQAYPKVFSSPLDGTTAMSAFREGKIISPLGIEGLHSIGNSLALLRIFYDLGVSYATLTHNCHNRYADAAVIELPGGGLRKSDPLWHGVSEEGQKLVFEMNRLGMIVDLAHVSTETMRDVLGAGKSDWIGSRAPVIYSHSSAYALCPHPRNVPDDILELVREKNSLVMVNFGPDFISCTASNGANGIPDLDPVHATLERVADHILYIGNLVGFEHVGIGSDFDGNPTVPRGLKDVSRFPNLIKELLKRGVSDKDASKVAGGNLLRVWKKVDEVALEMRSEGALPVEE
- a CDS encoding Putative SANT domain DNA binding protein, whose amino-acid sequence is MSVTLDNIQFYDGPSKPSKPPHSTFSSRGYCTGVFPSSERPNSSQTTGCSLTSRSTASRANNQKHQQTAVLPNVFDIELRKSLEEDLPPLANDAALEGASCDSLPTFDLGHEEGFDRDSSLDPPFSARVNRVSEPSDIGPSQTSSPVRPSARDPPLVEIDPMVIVRPDSANLIGDANQSPEVEVAQQREEAFSPRYPSTIYDCVSSDTSTSVLERFTESSSSSRSVSLATEASEEDFFLNLASKDHNKERYDTHQYSGKEAIYDLDNCYATAPLRSSSESVTPVRAEKAETMKLVSPARSKSLMAWTQIESTTTSLKRRKKRLENEQTSKKPCQKRKYPPVAVVIPPVRSRRTRSARSKFQSASSEMSLSRESERSGDSTDKGFIRNNLQSGLSVGESNEVLGCPRPRTSTNASYEFQGSRDDLPNCHNTSRDIIGRAILTIDSEGPKPTFFLTIVPDNIPSPNRLCTPCNHEVVAPSKNRKQSVTKCRASQAKGKNRRYSPDENYLLVTLKEEKRLTWDEITAHFPGRKKSSLQVHYSTKLQSRPTGQPRLRTKKRKRK
- a CDS encoding serine/threonine protein kinase codes for the protein MDIQRQYPSVHWIWGGGISFVYEVHPRIVVKVPKSGEFERQQFHKELEIYQVFSQNPPCHSIVQCFLFSDSGIFLEYMRDQSLSSRIQNNHIRDQQTMVVTTVERLEPLSLRLEWMNDLAQAVAFLESLNLAHGDLRPENVLLDRNRLKLSDFDCTARIGTNYEACMAPYGRILNHRESDQGECGTFGFLGPRTEQFALGSLYYLINYGFEIYGDRCLAEDPYEHGPKVVDLLQNMEFPNLDGNPLIDNIIIRCWHNKYVKISDLAAHTKTLLNERTVAMESSGSGKKESREVANLVKTMLNERWYMVIGRLFHGIFYGLGTWWRSLLQSVRGESRIAKRVCGDHNDVVDQNCLEKDFLSKKEFCQDLEKRGLLEALTLGEPEEIGFTFDWYRYSTVSQS